In Bradyrhizobium sp. CCBAU 051011, the following are encoded in one genomic region:
- a CDS encoding GNAT family N-acetyltransferase, translated as MTVLTTSAGQPAARAISRAAQFRVELVRDWQQAIARWHDINPSTPFQHPQWYDAWYRAFAGAEGVAPLIAVVTDASTGEPAVLLPLIRCQQGRIATIEFADLNLTDYNAPILGPTAPRDAKAARVLWRSLLSALRRMPDAADLVRLRKVPVDLDGKPNPLALLGDGGACALNGNLVTTGEDYDAWRYTLQKVVRTELQRSWRVFTRDPAASFAIVTDSNEALRILATTEVQQSTRMQSLGRNYILNDETCAAFYRNLVRDGVGNGYAVVSVLRVGDEIVATLLGIRTGARYVMLRISNAGEKWSNCSPGRLIIERTMAALHKDGVREFDFSVGNYAYKRRFGVRRLPLINVSTALSWRGWPFALRDRAVGALRNHPQLDARLRRAFGKPLSYEEK; from the coding sequence ATGACGGTATTGACCACCAGTGCGGGACAACCGGCGGCGCGCGCAATAAGCCGCGCGGCGCAATTCCGCGTCGAGCTGGTGCGCGACTGGCAACAGGCCATCGCGCGTTGGCACGACATCAACCCGTCGACGCCGTTCCAGCATCCGCAATGGTATGACGCCTGGTACCGCGCCTTCGCCGGCGCCGAGGGCGTGGCGCCGCTGATCGCTGTTGTCACGGATGCGTCGACCGGCGAGCCGGCGGTGCTGCTGCCGCTGATCCGCTGCCAGCAAGGCAGAATCGCAACGATCGAATTCGCCGATCTCAATCTGACCGACTACAACGCGCCGATTCTCGGGCCCACGGCGCCGCGCGATGCCAAGGCCGCGCGTGTGTTGTGGCGAAGCCTGTTGTCGGCGCTGCGCCGGATGCCGGATGCGGCCGATCTCGTCCGCCTTCGCAAGGTGCCAGTCGATCTCGACGGCAAACCCAATCCGCTCGCCTTGCTTGGCGACGGCGGCGCCTGCGCGCTCAACGGCAATCTCGTCACGACAGGCGAGGATTACGACGCCTGGCGGTACACGCTGCAAAAAGTCGTGCGCACGGAGCTGCAACGAAGCTGGCGCGTCTTCACACGCGATCCTGCCGCATCCTTTGCGATCGTCACCGATAGCAATGAAGCATTGCGGATTCTCGCGACCACCGAAGTTCAGCAGAGCACACGAATGCAGAGCCTCGGGCGGAACTACATTCTCAATGACGAAACCTGCGCAGCGTTCTACCGCAACCTGGTGCGCGATGGCGTCGGCAATGGCTATGCGGTGGTCTCAGTACTCAGGGTCGGCGACGAGATCGTGGCGACGCTGCTCGGCATCAGGACTGGCGCACGCTACGTGATGCTCCGCATCAGCAATGCCGGCGAAAAATGGTCGAACTGTTCGCCGGGCCGGTTGATCATCGAGCGCACCATGGCGGCCCTGCACAAAGACGGCGTGCGCGAGTTCGATTTCTCCGTCGGCAATTACGCCTACAAGCGCCGCTTCGGCGTAAGGCGGCTGCCGCTGATCAACGTCAGCACCGCTTTGAGCTGGCGCGGATGGCCCTTTGCCTTGCGCGATCGCGCCGTGGGCGCGCTGCGAAACCATCCGCAGCTCGATGCGAGGCTGAGACGCGCGTTCGGTAAGCCGTTGTCATACGAAGAGAAATGA
- a CDS encoding cupin-like domain-containing protein: MTGKIFSTWDDTHSELWSHQPIRLQHEMHKSPAFSMDELAQLIESYPREHYSLVKTGAKGSSRVWREGDIGNLSGRQVIEAISRGGLWLNMRDVGAVDSRFRKLIDRMFEEIVAKVPGFVMPNHQAGILVSSPDAQVYYHADLPGQGLIQIAGRKRVYVYPNTAPFIKPQHLEDIALFDVEVDLPYAPWYDGHAQVFDLEPGQMLNWPLNAPHRVENLGTVNVSMTVSYGNDDIRRAQIVHLANGLLRHRFGYTPKTSNLRGPSFFAKKVLQKLVRDSKWVKRERKARRAIDFRLDANEPGKIVDLPKAA, translated from the coding sequence ATGACGGGCAAGATCTTCAGCACATGGGATGACACGCATTCCGAGCTTTGGAGCCATCAGCCGATCCGGCTCCAGCACGAGATGCACAAATCCCCGGCGTTCTCGATGGACGAACTCGCGCAGCTGATCGAGAGCTATCCGCGCGAGCACTACAGCCTGGTGAAGACCGGCGCCAAGGGCTCCAGCCGCGTCTGGCGCGAGGGCGATATCGGAAACCTCTCGGGACGGCAGGTCATCGAAGCCATTTCCCGCGGCGGGCTCTGGCTTAACATGCGCGACGTCGGCGCGGTCGACAGCCGCTTCCGCAAGCTGATCGACCGGATGTTCGAGGAGATCGTTGCCAAGGTTCCGGGCTTTGTGATGCCGAACCACCAGGCTGGCATTCTCGTCTCGTCACCGGACGCGCAGGTCTACTATCATGCCGACCTGCCGGGGCAGGGCCTGATCCAGATCGCCGGCCGCAAGCGGGTGTACGTCTATCCAAACACCGCGCCGTTCATCAAGCCGCAACACCTCGAGGACATCGCGCTGTTCGATGTCGAGGTCGATCTGCCCTACGCGCCCTGGTACGACGGGCATGCGCAGGTGTTCGACCTCGAACCCGGCCAGATGCTGAACTGGCCGCTGAACGCGCCGCACCGCGTCGAGAATCTCGGCACCGTCAACGTCTCGATGACGGTCTCCTATGGCAATGACGATATTCGCCGCGCCCAGATCGTCCACCTCGCCAACGGCCTGCTGCGTCATCGCTTCGGCTATACGCCGAAGACCAGCAATCTGCGCGGCCCGTCTTTCTTTGCCAAGAAGGTGCTGCAGAAGCTCGTGCGCGACAGCAAGTGGGTCAAGCGCGAGCGCAAGGCTCGACGTGCGATCGACTTCCGTCTCGATGCGAACGAACCCGGCAAGATCGTCGATCTGCCGAAGGCGGCATAA
- a CDS encoding glycosyltransferase family 4 protein, whose translation MTGETRYRALFLGAGPQMHCGVGQFTRLLQETIEKLEPGISATLTLTRKEGAFAEIWRAVGSAQSVVCNFPIVAWKRVMFAPLVAMAIARLRRRKVILIQHEWRGLHWLRRITYMPALVLADVIVMFSPLVRQELADDPLLGWTTKKSMLAPLPPNIEAPAGIEDSKLRHRLTAAKGDGRLLIGHFGSIYPGKQPNALLEIGAILKQRGLKPLIVYVGSFIRGVDKVEEEFHARARELDVADDVIVSGFVASDHEVFGLFSEIDVFCYPLDEGLTARRSSILTCVQSGRPLIVAGPTRPDEFDHHPRFKELIDRGAIVLVARGSDNEAFAYRIAAVVKRPPIPLPFDFDGWWKDVADAVRAQLSMPAPETARDSAARTPPSGT comes from the coding sequence ATGACTGGAGAAACCCGATATCGGGCGCTGTTTCTCGGCGCGGGACCGCAGATGCATTGCGGCGTCGGCCAGTTTACCCGGCTGCTGCAGGAGACGATCGAAAAGCTCGAGCCGGGAATCAGCGCGACGTTAACCCTGACGCGCAAGGAAGGCGCATTCGCCGAGATCTGGCGTGCAGTCGGTTCGGCGCAAAGCGTGGTCTGCAATTTTCCGATCGTGGCCTGGAAGCGCGTGATGTTCGCGCCGCTGGTGGCGATGGCGATTGCCCGGCTGCGCCGGCGCAAGGTCATCCTGATTCAGCATGAGTGGCGCGGGCTGCATTGGCTGCGCCGCATCACCTATATGCCCGCGCTGGTCCTTGCTGATGTCATCGTCATGTTCTCGCCGCTGGTGCGGCAGGAACTGGCAGACGATCCCTTGCTCGGCTGGACGACAAAGAAAAGCATGCTGGCACCGCTGCCGCCGAACATCGAGGCACCAGCGGGAATCGAGGATTCGAAATTGCGGCATCGCCTGACCGCCGCGAAGGGCGACGGGCGGCTCCTGATCGGTCATTTCGGATCGATCTATCCGGGCAAGCAGCCCAACGCGCTGCTCGAGATCGGCGCCATCCTGAAGCAACGCGGCCTGAAACCGCTGATCGTCTATGTCGGCTCTTTCATTCGCGGCGTCGACAAGGTCGAGGAGGAGTTTCATGCCCGCGCGAGAGAACTCGACGTCGCCGACGACGTGATCGTCTCCGGCTTCGTCGCGTCCGATCACGAGGTGTTCGGCCTGTTCAGCGAGATCGACGTCTTCTGCTATCCGCTCGACGAGGGGCTCACCGCGCGGCGCTCCAGTATTCTCACCTGCGTGCAATCAGGCCGTCCGCTGATCGTCGCCGGCCCTACGCGGCCAGATGAATTCGACCACCACCCGCGCTTCAAGGAATTGATCGACCGCGGCGCCATCGTGCTGGTCGCGCGCGGTTCGGACAACGAGGCGTTTGCCTACCGGATCGCCGCGGTGGTCAAGCGCCCGCCGATACCGCTGCCGTTCGATTTCGACGGCTGGTGGAAAGATGTGGCTGACGCTGTGCGGGCGCAGCTCTCTATGCCTGCGCCCGAAACCGCGCGAGATAGTGCAGCCCGAACACCGCCATCAGGAACGTGA
- a CDS encoding O-antigen ligase produces the protein MRQLVDASEIRIVAAGVKQQQVMDIVRGATFVGTLLLGWISLHPFESLGDLQIGNVGTGNELATYALFGALSVLTVALAMRNDGRGLATLLSPAFVLFGAWVLVTVVLSFDPGTSIRRLSLTVCVVALTAALMLLPKSQQELMHWFTIAAFALLAVCYLGILLAPDLSIHLASDPQEPGLAGNWRGAFGHKNQAAAIMVMVLFLGVYIIRSGLWLSGAAIIALASLFLLYSAGKSSLTLCFAVLLLTSVTSFIRSFWLRAIILLTPLLLLNLLSIGTVMLESLAGISKLLPFDSTFTGRTDIWAFALQSLHARMLTGYGFASFWGSSAIQNLPEGREWAGFAAHSHNGYLDTALGMGVPGLALLILVLVILPLRNFQRADEGGNNGPLAMVLLRIWLFGLYLSAMESFFLDRSDPLWFTFLMAVFGLHYLARFRAQA, from the coding sequence ATGAGACAGCTCGTCGACGCATCCGAGATCCGCATTGTGGCTGCCGGCGTCAAGCAGCAGCAGGTGATGGATATCGTGCGCGGCGCGACGTTCGTCGGAACACTGCTGCTGGGGTGGATATCGCTGCATCCGTTTGAAAGCCTCGGCGATCTGCAGATCGGCAACGTCGGCACCGGCAATGAGCTTGCGACTTACGCGTTATTCGGCGCGCTGAGCGTGCTGACGGTCGCGCTGGCGATGCGAAACGATGGGCGCGGATTGGCGACGTTGTTGTCGCCGGCATTTGTCCTGTTCGGCGCCTGGGTGCTGGTGACAGTGGTGCTGTCGTTCGATCCAGGCACGTCGATCAGGCGTCTTTCGCTGACGGTCTGCGTCGTCGCGCTGACGGCGGCGCTGATGCTGCTGCCGAAGTCGCAGCAGGAATTGATGCATTGGTTCACCATTGCGGCGTTCGCACTGCTCGCGGTCTGCTATCTCGGAATATTGCTCGCCCCTGATCTTTCGATCCACCTGGCGAGCGATCCGCAGGAGCCGGGCCTTGCCGGCAACTGGCGCGGCGCGTTCGGCCACAAGAACCAGGCCGCAGCCATCATGGTGATGGTGCTGTTTCTCGGCGTCTACATCATCCGCTCCGGCCTCTGGCTATCCGGCGCGGCCATCATCGCGCTCGCCTCGCTGTTTCTGTTGTACTCGGCCGGAAAGAGCTCGCTGACGCTGTGCTTTGCGGTGCTGCTGCTGACGTCGGTCACCTCCTTCATCCGCTCGTTCTGGCTTCGTGCGATCATCCTGCTCACGCCGCTGCTGTTGCTGAATCTTTTGAGCATCGGCACCGTGATGCTCGAGAGCCTCGCTGGAATTTCAAAATTGCTGCCGTTCGACTCAACATTTACCGGCCGCACCGACATCTGGGCATTTGCGCTGCAGTCGCTGCATGCGAGAATGCTCACCGGCTACGGCTTTGCGTCCTTCTGGGGTTCCAGCGCCATTCAAAATCTCCCTGAAGGCAGGGAGTGGGCCGGCTTCGCCGCGCACAGCCACAATGGCTATCTCGACACCGCGCTGGGCATGGGCGTGCCCGGGCTGGCGCTACTCATCCTGGTGCTGGTGATCCTGCCCTTGCGGAATTTTCAGCGCGCCGACGAGGGCGGCAACAATGGTCCGCTGGCCATGGTGCTGCTGCGGATCTGGCTGTTCGGGCTCTATCTATCGGCGATGGAAAGCTTCTTCCTCGACCGTTCCGATCCGCTGTGGTTCACGTTCCTGATGGCGGTGTTCGGGCTGCACTATCTCGCGCGGTTTCGGGCGCAGGCATAG
- a CDS encoding glycosyltransferase family 2 protein has product MAGISTSDHRMDVSDPSVRALRALVALSAGLDPTIETVVCLPCFRRPDYLRRTLESLAGQRTGRRFAVVLVENDVSKSESVPVAAEYLALGKLSGLCVIEPRQGNCHAINAAFETALQMFPLATSFLMIDDDEIASPDWLELMLTTAEATGAEIVGGPVFPEFDDERKHGLRRHPAFAPAYDASGPVPVIYGCGNCLIRRSVFDRLGTPAFDLRFNFLGGGDTDFFYRCMRLGMRFHWVAEATISETVPQSRTSLKWLVTRGLRIGAINYHIQRKATPTVWLQAKLTIKLLAALPLSLVYAAYAILTERKGSIAMHPITVAIGSALAAFGLEPQPYKASKIAS; this is encoded by the coding sequence ATGGCAGGGATATCGACCAGCGATCACCGGATGGACGTATCAGATCCGTCGGTCAGGGCGCTGCGCGCGCTGGTGGCGCTTTCGGCAGGCCTCGATCCCACCATCGAAACCGTAGTTTGCCTTCCCTGTTTCCGTCGTCCGGATTACCTGCGCCGCACGCTGGAATCGCTTGCCGGTCAGCGCACTGGCCGTCGCTTCGCCGTTGTCCTGGTCGAGAACGATGTGTCGAAGAGCGAAAGCGTACCGGTGGCGGCCGAGTACCTCGCGTTGGGAAAATTATCAGGTCTTTGCGTGATCGAGCCGCGACAAGGCAATTGCCATGCGATCAATGCCGCCTTCGAGACAGCGCTGCAGATGTTTCCACTGGCGACCAGCTTTCTGATGATCGACGACGACGAAATCGCCTCGCCGGACTGGCTGGAGCTGATGCTCACCACTGCGGAAGCGACCGGCGCCGAGATCGTCGGCGGACCGGTATTCCCTGAGTTCGATGATGAACGGAAGCACGGACTTCGGCGTCACCCGGCTTTTGCGCCGGCCTACGACGCCTCGGGACCGGTGCCGGTGATCTATGGCTGCGGCAACTGCCTGATCCGGCGCTCGGTGTTCGACCGGCTGGGTACGCCCGCGTTTGATCTCCGTTTCAATTTCCTCGGCGGCGGGGACACTGATTTCTTCTATCGCTGCATGCGGCTCGGCATGCGATTTCACTGGGTGGCCGAAGCCACGATCAGCGAGACCGTGCCGCAAAGCCGGACCAGCCTGAAATGGCTGGTGACGCGGGGCCTGCGGATTGGCGCCATCAATTATCACATCCAGCGCAAGGCTACGCCGACGGTCTGGCTGCAGGCGAAGCTGACCATCAAACTGCTGGCGGCCTTGCCGTTGTCGCTCGTCTATGCCGCGTACGCCATTCTGACCGAACGCAAGGGTTCCATTGCCATGCACCCGATAACGGTGGCGATCGGCAGCGCGCTGGCCGCGTTCGGCCTCGAACCGCAGCCCTACAAGGCGTCGAAGATCGCCTCATGA
- a CDS encoding glycoside hydrolase family 26 protein: MFRTDPRRRRGHGLKRLLLLLAVFVLTVLLLARVDSNAASRGVSNPAKFAGAFVNWGPVGREHTLQTWEKWLKQKPSSVLGVDFYGQTTWEDFSKLNWVPGVWKKLNPSRNVVWSIPLTMKGTPLADVAEGLHDIEFEVAARAISEAHPKAIIRLGWEMNLAEMAWFAKGHEADYIKAFRRVVEIFRRHSSGFKFDWCPGWGPQEMPADASYPGDDVVDYIGLDVYDFKHDGTPEERWNNFYVKAPFGLEWHREFARLHGKRMSYPEWGVGNAGDNPFFIQQMHDWFMKNEDRIAYAAYFDVDGAWPTQIDNGAFPKSQLLFRKLFSR, encoded by the coding sequence ATGTTTCGAACTGATCCCAGGCGACGCAGGGGGCACGGCCTGAAGCGGCTGCTGCTGTTGCTGGCGGTCTTCGTGCTGACCGTGCTGCTGCTGGCTCGCGTCGACAGCAATGCGGCCTCACGCGGCGTTTCCAACCCGGCGAAATTTGCCGGCGCCTTCGTCAATTGGGGGCCAGTCGGGCGCGAGCATACGCTGCAGACGTGGGAAAAATGGCTGAAGCAAAAACCGTCCTCGGTGTTGGGCGTCGACTTCTACGGTCAGACGACGTGGGAGGATTTCTCCAAATTGAACTGGGTTCCCGGCGTCTGGAAGAAGCTCAATCCGTCGCGCAACGTGGTCTGGTCGATCCCGCTGACCATGAAAGGCACGCCGCTCGCCGACGTTGCCGAAGGGCTCCACGATATCGAATTCGAAGTGGCGGCCCGGGCGATTTCGGAAGCGCATCCGAAAGCGATCATCCGGCTCGGCTGGGAAATGAACCTGGCTGAGATGGCATGGTTCGCGAAAGGGCATGAGGCGGATTACATCAAAGCGTTCCGCCGCGTCGTGGAAATATTCCGCCGTCACTCCTCAGGCTTCAAGTTCGACTGGTGTCCGGGATGGGGACCGCAGGAAATGCCGGCGGACGCGAGCTATCCCGGCGACGATGTCGTCGACTACATCGGCCTCGACGTTTACGACTTCAAGCATGACGGCACGCCTGAGGAGCGCTGGAACAACTTTTACGTCAAGGCGCCGTTCGGCCTGGAATGGCATCGCGAGTTTGCGCGTCTGCACGGCAAGCGCATGAGCTATCCCGAATGGGGCGTCGGCAATGCCGGCGACAATCCGTTCTTCATTCAGCAGATGCATGACTGGTTCATGAAGAATGAGGACAGGATTGCTTACGCTGCGTACTTCGATGTCGACGGGGCGTGGCCGACACAGATCGACAACGGCGCGTTTCCGAAGTCGCAGCTCCTGTTCCGAAAGCTGTTCAGTCGTTGA
- a CDS encoding polysaccharide biosynthesis C-terminal domain-containing protein, with product MLSQTFHYSVASVVSAAIGLLSAVVFTRLLSPDEYGVYVVGLSTAGIVSALLFTWVRVAALRFQSEGGAVDVRKTIFLAYLISALAAPIALLVATLTTSVSLERNIAAIFFALGLGLFELGQELLKARLQSLAFMTASIIRACLAFTLCLAAALLGGGGLCQLAMVAITYFVTTTLFASTILRSPVAGPKISDLRTFASFGIPITLSGIVFAIHAALDRMLVFHFMGDHAAGQYGASADLVRQIILIPAVSIASATIPLAVRAYATGGDREARPHLEFSLEILLAAVLPAVVGVALTSSYIAGVILGIEFRETAAQIMPILAFAWLFQSFSQSYIHASFHLAKTPFMMTTQSIAMLVANLAVMPVLLARFGLVGAASSLVIVEAFGAAFGWFLTRKAFPLPFNAPHIMRIVAATAIMALVLTFLKPLLPIGVVSFAVLATTGCIVYALAAFAFDIAGLRQAVIAYGARRNLWPAAGQSNLEGHVLPSASVTAPSTGLSGISAREP from the coding sequence ATGCTCAGCCAGACGTTCCATTATTCGGTTGCAAGCGTCGTGTCGGCCGCCATCGGCCTGCTGAGCGCGGTCGTATTCACGCGCCTGCTCTCACCGGACGAATATGGCGTCTATGTCGTCGGGCTCAGCACCGCGGGTATCGTCTCGGCGCTGCTGTTCACCTGGGTCCGCGTCGCCGCGCTGCGTTTTCAGTCGGAGGGCGGCGCGGTCGACGTCAGGAAGACCATTTTCCTCGCCTATCTCATCTCCGCGCTCGCCGCGCCGATCGCACTCCTTGTTGCCACGCTGACGACGTCGGTATCGCTGGAGCGAAATATCGCTGCCATCTTCTTCGCGCTCGGGCTCGGCCTGTTCGAGCTCGGGCAGGAGCTACTGAAAGCGCGGCTACAATCGCTTGCGTTCATGACGGCGTCGATCATCCGCGCCTGCCTGGCGTTCACGCTGTGCCTGGCCGCAGCACTTCTCGGCGGCGGCGGACTGTGCCAGCTCGCGATGGTGGCCATCACCTATTTCGTCACGACGACGCTGTTTGCGAGCACGATCCTGCGATCCCCCGTCGCAGGACCGAAGATTTCCGATCTGCGGACATTCGCGTCCTTTGGCATTCCGATCACGCTGTCCGGCATCGTCTTCGCGATCCATGCGGCGCTCGACCGCATGCTGGTGTTCCATTTCATGGGCGACCATGCGGCCGGTCAGTACGGCGCATCCGCCGATCTCGTCCGGCAGATCATCCTCATTCCCGCGGTGAGCATCGCGTCCGCCACGATCCCGCTGGCGGTGCGCGCCTACGCAACCGGCGGCGACCGTGAAGCACGGCCGCATCTGGAATTCAGCCTCGAAATTCTCCTGGCCGCCGTGCTGCCGGCGGTCGTCGGCGTGGCGCTGACGAGCAGCTATATCGCCGGCGTGATCCTCGGCATCGAGTTCCGCGAGACCGCGGCGCAGATCATGCCGATCCTGGCCTTTGCCTGGCTGTTCCAGTCATTCTCCCAGTCCTACATTCACGCGAGCTTTCACCTCGCCAAGACGCCGTTCATGATGACGACGCAGAGCATCGCGATGTTGGTCGCGAACCTCGCCGTCATGCCGGTCCTGCTTGCCCGATTTGGCCTGGTCGGCGCCGCATCGAGCCTCGTCATCGTCGAAGCCTTCGGCGCAGCGTTCGGGTGGTTCCTGACGCGGAAGGCGTTTCCGCTGCCTTTCAACGCGCCCCACATCATGCGCATCGTCGCGGCGACGGCGATCATGGCTTTGGTGCTGACGTTCCTGAAACCGCTGCTTCCGATCGGCGTGGTCTCGTTTGCCGTGCTGGCCACGACCGGCTGCATCGTATACGCCCTCGCCGCCTTCGCGTTCGACATCGCGGGCCTGCGCCAGGCCGTGATCGCTTACGGCGCGCGGCGCAATCTCTGGCCGGCCGCAGGCCAATCAAATCTTGAAGGACACGTCCTCCCGTCCGCGTCCGTCACCGCCCCGTCCACGGGACTATCCGGCATATCGGCAAGAGAACCATGA
- a CDS encoding bifunctional 2-polyprenyl-6-hydroxyphenol methylase/3-demethylubiquinol 3-O-methyltransferase UbiG, translating to MNKATSTSEWTKSMNEAVTIGHAQTAAANPETVQHPQALLELAHGEARQSLLTVHRILEATLPEGELSIYEAGGGSTSFLPLKVLHRAHVTVVDIDEDQIRNNDYAHKAILGDIQAYRFKPNSFDLVICYNVIEHVPDVEAALLNFCEALKPSGMILIGAPNPRSLSGVVTKYSPHWFHVWFYRHVRGDKKAGLPGHAPFPTLFHPLVPLPNLEAFAEQHGLQMIYRKQYESPRYPEMRLRMPVFAALVDAAARVMNLFLPGRTDVRHGDYHVILRKR from the coding sequence ATGAACAAGGCAACCTCCACGTCGGAATGGACGAAGTCGATGAACGAGGCGGTCACCATCGGACACGCGCAGACGGCAGCCGCCAATCCCGAAACCGTGCAGCATCCGCAGGCGCTGCTCGAACTGGCGCATGGCGAGGCGCGGCAGAGCCTCTTGACCGTTCACCGCATTCTCGAAGCGACCTTGCCTGAAGGCGAACTCTCGATTTACGAGGCCGGCGGCGGTTCGACCAGCTTCCTGCCGCTCAAGGTGCTGCATCGCGCCCACGTCACCGTGGTCGATATCGACGAGGACCAGATCCGCAACAACGACTATGCGCACAAGGCGATCCTCGGCGACATCCAGGCCTATCGCTTCAAGCCCAACAGCTTCGATCTCGTGATCTGCTACAACGTGATCGAGCACGTGCCCGATGTCGAAGCGGCGCTACTGAATTTCTGCGAAGCGCTGAAGCCGAGCGGCATGATCCTGATCGGCGCACCGAACCCGCGCTCGCTGTCCGGCGTCGTCACCAAATACTCGCCGCACTGGTTCCACGTCTGGTTCTATCGCCATGTCCGTGGCGACAAGAAAGCCGGCCTGCCCGGCCACGCGCCGTTCCCGACGCTGTTCCATCCGCTGGTCCCGCTTCCTAATCTGGAAGCGTTCGCCGAACAGCATGGCCTGCAGATGATCTACCGCAAGCAGTATGAGAGCCCGCGCTATCCCGAGATGCGGCTGCGCATGCCCGTCTTCGCGGCGCTGGTGGATGCGGCCGCGCGCGTAATGAACTTATTCCTGCCCGGCCGCACCGACGTGCGGCACGGCGACTACCACGTCATCCTGCGAAAGCGCTGA